In a genomic window of Dermochelys coriacea isolate rDerCor1 chromosome 11, rDerCor1.pri.v4, whole genome shotgun sequence:
- the BZW1 gene encoding basic leucine zipper and W2 domain-containing protein 1 isoform X1 translates to MNNQKQQKPTLSGQRFKTRKRDEKERFDPTQFQDCIIQGLTETGSDLEAVAKFLDASGAKLDYRRYAETLFDILVAGGMLAPGGTLADDLMRTDVCVFAAQEDLETMQAFAQVFNKLIRRYKYLEKGFEDEVKKLLLFLKGFSESERNKLAMLTGILLANGTLNASILNSLYNENLVKEGVSAAFAVKLFKSWINEKDINAVAASLRKVNMDNRLMELFPANKQSLEHFTKYFTDAGLKELSEYVRNQQTIGARKELQKELQEQMSRGDPFKDIILYVKEEMKKNNISEQTVIGIVWSSVMSTVEWNKKEELVAEQAIKHLKQYSPLLAAFTTQGQSELTLLLKIQEYCYDNIHFMKAFQKIVVLFYKAEVLSEEPILKWYKDAHLAKGKSVFLEQMKKFVEWLKNAEEESESETEEGD, encoded by the exons ATGAATAATCAAAAGCAGCAGAAGCCAACGCTATCAGGCCAGCGTTTTAAAACTAGAAAAAGAG ATGAAAAAGAGAGGTTTGACCCTACTCAGTTTCAGGACTGTATTATTCAAGGTCTAACTGAAACTGGCAGTGACTTGGAAGCAGTAGCAAAGTTTCTTGATGCTTCTGGAGCAAAACTTGACTATCGCCGCTATGCAGAGACACTCTTTGACATTCTGGTGGCTGGTGGAATGCTGG CCCCAGGTGGTACTCTGGCAGATGACCTGATGCGTACAGATGTCTGTGTATTTGCAGCACAAGAAGATCTAGAAACCATGCAAGCATTTGCTCAG GTTTTTAACAAGCTAATCAGGCGTTACAAATACCTGGAAAAAGGCTTTGAAGATGAAGTCAAAAAG ctgctgctgttcctaaAAGGTTTTTCAGAGTCTGAGCGGAACAAACTGGCCATGTTGACAGGTATCCTCTTGGCCAATGGGACACTTAATGCATCAATTCTCAACAGCCTCTACAATGAGAACTTGGTTAAAGAAG GTGTTTCTGCAGCTTTTGCAGTAAAGCTGTTCAAATCATGGATCAATGAGAAAGATATTAACGCAGTGGCTGCTAGCCTTCGGAAAGTCAACATGGACAACAGACTGATG gAACTCTTTCCAGCCAACAAACAAAGCCTTGAACACTTTACAAAGTATTTCACTGATGCAGGACTAAAAGAACTTTCCGAATATGTTCGGAACCAACAAACCATAGGAGCTCGTAAAGAGCTGCAGAAAGAACTTCAAGAGCAGATGTCACGTGGAGATCCGTTTAAGGAT ATAATCTTGTATGTCAAGGAGGAGATGAAGAAAAATAATATCTCAGAACAGACTGTGATAGGCATAGTCTGGTCTAGTGTAATGAGCACTGTGGAATGGAACAAAAAAGAGGAGCTGGTAGCGGAACAAGCCATCAAGCACCTGAAG CAATACAGCCCTTTGCTTGCTGCCTTTACTACCCAAGGTCAATCTGAACTGACACTGTTACTGAAGATTCAGGAATACTGTTATGACAACATTCACTTCATGAAAGCCTTCCAGAAAATAGTGGTGCTCTTTTATAAAG CTGAAGTTCTGAGTGAGGAACCCATCTTGAAATGGTATAAAGATGCACATCTTGCAAAAGGAAAAAGTGTTTTTCTGGAACAAATGAAAAAGTTTGTGGAATGGCTCAAGAATGCTGAAGAAG AGTCTGAGTCAGAAACTGAAGAGGGTGACTGA
- the BZW1 gene encoding basic leucine zipper and W2 domain-containing protein 1 isoform X2, translating to MLLEQNLTIAAMQRHSLTFWWLVECWPQVFNKLIRRYKYLEKGFEDEVKKLLLFLKGFSESERNKLAMLTGILLANGTLNASILNSLYNENLVKEGVSAAFAVKLFKSWINEKDINAVAASLRKVNMDNRLMELFPANKQSLEHFTKYFTDAGLKELSEYVRNQQTIGARKELQKELQEQMSRGDPFKDIILYVKEEMKKNNISEQTVIGIVWSSVMSTVEWNKKEELVAEQAIKHLKQYSPLLAAFTTQGQSELTLLLKIQEYCYDNIHFMKAFQKIVVLFYKAEVLSEEPILKWYKDAHLAKGKSVFLEQMKKFVEWLKNAEEESESETEEGD from the exons ATGCTTCTGGAGCAAAACTTGACTATCGCCGCTATGCAGAGACACTCTTTGACATTCTGGTGGCTGGTGGAATGCTGG CCCCAG GTTTTTAACAAGCTAATCAGGCGTTACAAATACCTGGAAAAAGGCTTTGAAGATGAAGTCAAAAAG ctgctgctgttcctaaAAGGTTTTTCAGAGTCTGAGCGGAACAAACTGGCCATGTTGACAGGTATCCTCTTGGCCAATGGGACACTTAATGCATCAATTCTCAACAGCCTCTACAATGAGAACTTGGTTAAAGAAG GTGTTTCTGCAGCTTTTGCAGTAAAGCTGTTCAAATCATGGATCAATGAGAAAGATATTAACGCAGTGGCTGCTAGCCTTCGGAAAGTCAACATGGACAACAGACTGATG gAACTCTTTCCAGCCAACAAACAAAGCCTTGAACACTTTACAAAGTATTTCACTGATGCAGGACTAAAAGAACTTTCCGAATATGTTCGGAACCAACAAACCATAGGAGCTCGTAAAGAGCTGCAGAAAGAACTTCAAGAGCAGATGTCACGTGGAGATCCGTTTAAGGAT ATAATCTTGTATGTCAAGGAGGAGATGAAGAAAAATAATATCTCAGAACAGACTGTGATAGGCATAGTCTGGTCTAGTGTAATGAGCACTGTGGAATGGAACAAAAAAGAGGAGCTGGTAGCGGAACAAGCCATCAAGCACCTGAAG CAATACAGCCCTTTGCTTGCTGCCTTTACTACCCAAGGTCAATCTGAACTGACACTGTTACTGAAGATTCAGGAATACTGTTATGACAACATTCACTTCATGAAAGCCTTCCAGAAAATAGTGGTGCTCTTTTATAAAG CTGAAGTTCTGAGTGAGGAACCCATCTTGAAATGGTATAAAGATGCACATCTTGCAAAAGGAAAAAGTGTTTTTCTGGAACAAATGAAAAAGTTTGTGGAATGGCTCAAGAATGCTGAAGAAG AGTCTGAGTCAGAAACTGAAGAGGGTGACTGA
- the CLK1 gene encoding dual specificity protein kinase CLK1 isoform X1: MRHSKRTEYPDWDEKESWDPRKCSSSHKRKKRSHSSARENKRCKHNHSKVSDSHYSEASSVNERDHHDRRYIEEYRSDYSQVYENGHHHRDHENGYHNHSSKSSGHSGRSSYKRKHKTYHSASHHHSQMKSHRRKRSRSVEDDEEGHLICQSGDVLSARYEIIATLGEGAFGKVVECIDHKAEGRHVAVKIVKNVDRYCEAARSEIQVLEHLNASDPKSTFRCVQMLEWFEHHGHVCIVFELLGLSTYDFIKENSFLPFRLDHIRKMAYQICRSVNFLHLNKLTHTDLKPENILFVKSDYVEEYNPKLKRDERTLKNPDIKIVDFGSATYDDEHHSTLVSTRHYRAPEVILALGWSQPCDVWSIGCILIEYYLGFTVFPTHDSKEHLAMMERILGPLPIHMIEKTRKRKYFHHNQLDWDEHSSAGRYVSRRCKPLKEFMLCQDLDHENLFDLIQKMLEYDPLKRITLDKALTHPFFSALKQENK; encoded by the exons ATGCGGCATTCCAAACGAACTGAGTATCCTGATTGGGATGAAAAGGAAAGTTGGGATCCCAGAAAATGCAGCAGCAGCCATAAGAGAAAGAAGAGATCACACAGCAGTGCACGGGAGAACAAGCGCTGCAAACATAATCACTCCAAAGTTTCTGATAG tcATTATTCGGAAGCCAGCTCCGTAAATGAAAGAGATCATCATGACCGGCGTTACATTGAGGAATATAGAAGTGATTACAGTCAAGTGTATGAAAATGGGCACCATCACAGAGATCACGAAAATGGTTATCACAACCACAGTAGCAAGTCTTCAGGCCATAGTGGGAGAAGTAGCTATAAAAGAAAACACAAGACATATCACAGTGCCTCACATCATCATTCACAAATG AAGAGTCACCGAAGGAAAAGATCCAGGAGTGTAGAGGATGATGAGGAGGGTCACCTGATCTGTCAGAGTGGAGACGTACTAAGTGCAAGAT atGAAATTATTGCTACTCTGGGCGAAGGTGCTTTTGGAAAAGTAGTGGAGTGCATAGATCACAAAGC GGAAGGTAGACACGTAGCAGTGAAAATAGTAAAAAATGTTGATAGATATTGTGAAGCAGCTCGTTCAGAAATACAGGTATTGGAGCATTTAAATGCATCAGATCCCAAGAGCACATT TCGCTGTGTACAGATGTTGGAATGGTTTGAACATCACGGCCATGTTTGCATTGTTTTTGAACTACTGGGACTTAGTACCTACGACTTTATTAAAGAGAACAGTTTTTTGCCATTTCGGCTTGACCACATTAGGAAGATGGCATATCAGATTTGCAGATCTGTAAACT TTTTACACTTGAACAAATTGACTCATACAGATCTGAagcctgaaaatattttatttgtgaagTCTGACTATGTAGAAGAGTATAACCCCAAACTG aaacGTGATGAACGCACACTAAAAAATCCAGACATCAAAATTGTGGACTTTGGAAGTGCAACGTATGATGACGAACATCACAGTACTCTGGTGTCTACAAGACATTACAGAGCTCCTGAAGTTATTTTAG CCCTGGGATGGTCACAACCTTGTGATGTTTGGAGCATAGGCTGTATTCTCATAGAGTATTACCTTGGATTCACAGTATTTCCG ACACATGATAGTAAAGAGCATTTGGCAATGATGGAGAGAATACTGGGGCCTTTACCAATTCACATGATAGAGAAGACCAG GAAGCGCAAGTATTTCCACCATAACCAATTGGACTGGGATGAACATAGTTCCGCAGGTAGATACGTTTCAAGACGCTGTAAACCACTCAAG GAGTTCATGCTTTGTCAAGATTTGGACCATGAGAATCTGTTTGACCTCATTCAAAAAATGTTGGAGTATGACCCACTCAAGAGAATTACTCTTGATAAGGCCTTGACCCATCCTTTCTTTTCTGCCCTAAAGCAGGAAAATAAGTAA
- the CLK1 gene encoding dual specificity protein kinase CLK1 isoform X2: MLEWFEHHGHVCIVFELLGLSTYDFIKENSFLPFRLDHIRKMAYQICRSVNFLHLNKLTHTDLKPENILFVKSDYVEEYNPKLKRDERTLKNPDIKIVDFGSATYDDEHHSTLVSTRHYRAPEVILALGWSQPCDVWSIGCILIEYYLGFTVFPTHDSKEHLAMMERILGPLPIHMIEKTRKRKYFHHNQLDWDEHSSAGRYVSRRCKPLKEFMLCQDLDHENLFDLIQKMLEYDPLKRITLDKALTHPFFSALKQENK; encoded by the exons ATGTTGGAATGGTTTGAACATCACGGCCATGTTTGCATTGTTTTTGAACTACTGGGACTTAGTACCTACGACTTTATTAAAGAGAACAGTTTTTTGCCATTTCGGCTTGACCACATTAGGAAGATGGCATATCAGATTTGCAGATCTGTAAACT TTTTACACTTGAACAAATTGACTCATACAGATCTGAagcctgaaaatattttatttgtgaagTCTGACTATGTAGAAGAGTATAACCCCAAACTG aaacGTGATGAACGCACACTAAAAAATCCAGACATCAAAATTGTGGACTTTGGAAGTGCAACGTATGATGACGAACATCACAGTACTCTGGTGTCTACAAGACATTACAGAGCTCCTGAAGTTATTTTAG CCCTGGGATGGTCACAACCTTGTGATGTTTGGAGCATAGGCTGTATTCTCATAGAGTATTACCTTGGATTCACAGTATTTCCG ACACATGATAGTAAAGAGCATTTGGCAATGATGGAGAGAATACTGGGGCCTTTACCAATTCACATGATAGAGAAGACCAG GAAGCGCAAGTATTTCCACCATAACCAATTGGACTGGGATGAACATAGTTCCGCAGGTAGATACGTTTCAAGACGCTGTAAACCACTCAAG GAGTTCATGCTTTGTCAAGATTTGGACCATGAGAATCTGTTTGACCTCATTCAAAAAATGTTGGAGTATGACCCACTCAAGAGAATTACTCTTGATAAGGCCTTGACCCATCCTTTCTTTTCTGCCCTAAAGCAGGAAAATAAGTAA